A single Filimonas effusa DNA region contains:
- a CDS encoding tRNA1(Val) (adenine(37)-N6)-methyltransferase produces the protein MANSFFRFKKFTVNQGNCAMKVCTDACIFGAWTAEKMTAIPGIRNILDIGAGTGLLSLMLAQTMPQEATIDAVEIDEGAARQTRANFAYTPWKQQLSVYNTPIQQYQPPAGTTYDLIVTNPPFFENDLPSASTKRNLALHSAALTLKELLEAVNPLLKPTGHLAILLPYHRARNFIAEAEKQRLFLNQATAIRQTFLHSQFRSMLLFSRTPAVTPPSLSQSIVIKDAAGNYSEAFRKLLTPYYLYL, from the coding sequence ATGGCCAATTCGTTTTTCAGGTTTAAGAAGTTTACAGTGAATCAGGGTAATTGTGCCATGAAAGTATGTACCGACGCATGTATCTTCGGCGCCTGGACTGCAGAAAAAATGACCGCCATCCCGGGCATCAGGAATATTCTCGACATAGGAGCCGGTACAGGCCTGTTATCCCTCATGCTTGCGCAAACAATGCCACAGGAAGCCACTATCGATGCAGTAGAAATAGATGAAGGCGCAGCAAGGCAAACACGTGCAAATTTCGCATACACTCCCTGGAAACAACAGCTGAGCGTCTATAACACGCCCATCCAGCAATACCAGCCACCCGCCGGAACCACCTACGATCTTATCGTTACAAATCCACCCTTCTTCGAAAACGACCTGCCCAGCGCCAGCACCAAAAGAAACCTGGCCCTGCACAGCGCCGCATTAACCCTGAAAGAATTACTGGAAGCTGTAAACCCATTGTTAAAACCAACCGGCCACCTGGCTATCCTCCTACCCTATCACCGCGCACGAAACTTCATAGCCGAAGCCGAAAAACAACGACTTTTCCTCAACCAGGCTACAGCTATACGGCAAACGTTCCTGCATAGCCAGTTCAGAAGTATGCTCCTCTTCAGTCGTACGCCCGCAGTTACACCACCATCCCTGTCCCAGTCCATCGTCATTAAAGACGCCGCCGGCAACTACTCGGAAGCCTTCCGGAAACTGCTGACCCCCTATTACCTATACTTGTAA
- a CDS encoding glycosyltransferase family 39 protein has protein sequence MNKKVIIITGFVVLKFVLQFLLIHPVYELHRDEFLHLDQGNHLAWGYISVPPLSSWVSYVIRLLGNGIFWVRFFPALFGAVTILLVCKTIEALKGSLFAIILGGSYALFSVLLRLNGLFHPNSMDVLCWTSVYYFVVRYIDNEKPKWLYFAAVAFAIGVLNKYNIVFLLVGLIPALMLTPQRKIFFRRDVYLALGAGLVLILPNLFWQYRHQFPVLWHMQELRTTQLVNVNRGDFPMGQFMLFPAGAFVIAAAFYALLFYAPFRKYRFFFWCYLFTIGLFFYFKAKSYYSIGLYPVYLAFGAVFLANIFERRWGWVLRFVSISLPVLLFLVMLKVAFPNKSPEEIVAHRDEYERYGLLRWEDGRSHTIPQDFADMLGWKELAHKTDSLYAALSLQGKTLVFCDGYWLTGAVNYYSRKGIRAISFDADYVNWIKLDTPYVNLIRVINPHHMRQEVEKLQPLFQRSFIVDSITSMYAREHGAGIAAFIEARVDLNGLVETERVKRDTCYKYR, from the coding sequence ATGAATAAGAAAGTTATTATTATCACTGGTTTTGTTGTTCTGAAATTTGTTCTCCAGTTTTTGCTTATCCATCCTGTTTATGAGCTGCATCGTGATGAGTTTCTGCATCTTGACCAGGGTAATCACCTGGCGTGGGGATATATCTCTGTGCCGCCATTAAGTTCGTGGGTTTCTTACGTGATTAGATTACTGGGTAATGGTATTTTCTGGGTCAGGTTCTTTCCTGCTTTGTTTGGCGCCGTTACCATACTGCTTGTTTGCAAGACAATAGAGGCGTTGAAAGGAAGTTTATTTGCTATTATACTGGGTGGCAGTTATGCGTTGTTTTCTGTGTTGCTTCGTTTGAATGGTTTGTTTCATCCCAATTCGATGGATGTGTTGTGCTGGACCAGCGTTTATTACTTTGTGGTCAGGTACATCGATAATGAAAAGCCTAAATGGCTGTACTTTGCTGCGGTGGCCTTTGCTATCGGGGTCCTCAATAAATATAATATCGTTTTTTTACTGGTTGGACTTATCCCTGCTTTAATGCTTACGCCGCAGCGGAAAATATTCTTCAGGAGGGATGTTTACCTGGCGTTGGGTGCAGGGCTGGTATTGATACTGCCCAATCTTTTCTGGCAGTACCGGCACCAGTTTCCGGTGCTATGGCATATGCAAGAGCTAAGGACCACTCAACTGGTAAATGTGAACAGGGGGGACTTTCCAATGGGGCAGTTTATGCTTTTCCCGGCCGGCGCTTTTGTGATTGCAGCTGCTTTTTATGCTTTACTATTTTATGCGCCTTTCAGGAAGTACCGTTTCTTTTTCTGGTGTTACCTGTTCACTATCGGACTCTTTTTTTATTTCAAGGCTAAAAGCTATTATTCGATTGGTTTGTATCCTGTTTACCTGGCATTTGGGGCAGTGTTCCTGGCTAATATTTTTGAAAGGAGATGGGGGTGGGTGTTACGTTTTGTTAGCATAAGCCTGCCTGTTTTGTTGTTCCTGGTGATGCTGAAGGTAGCTTTTCCGAACAAGTCTCCGGAAGAGATTGTTGCTCATCGTGATGAATATGAGCGATATGGTTTGCTCAGGTGGGAAGACGGCAGGAGTCATACGATTCCCCAGGATTTTGCTGACATGCTTGGCTGGAAAGAGCTTGCGCATAAGACAGATAGTTTATACGCTGCACTATCCTTACAGGGGAAGACGCTAGTTTTCTGTGATGGTTATTGGTTGACGGGGGCCGTCAATTATTATAGCCGCAAGGGGATCAGGGCTATTTCATTTGATGCAGATTATGTGAACTGGATAAAGCTAGACACTCCCTATGTAAATCTTATACGAGTTATAAATCCGCATCATATGCGGCAGGAAGTAGAAAAGCTGCAGCCATTGTTTCAGCGATCATTTATAGTGGATTCCATTACCAGTATGTATGCGCGTGAGCATGGTGCCGGTATTGCCGCTTTTATAGAAGCCCGGGTTGATTTGAACGGACTTGTTGAAACGGAGCGGGTGAAAAGGGACACCTGTTACAAGTATAGGTAA
- a CDS encoding DUF4249 domain-containing protein, translating into MKRLLYICLIAVSATSCERVIDINLNSADKKYVIEGNVTEGYGTTTVLISQTKDFDEDNDFSGIEGATVTISDNNGTPVTLLPDGPGVYTTRNIMGQVGHTYSLKVVIGSQEITARSTMPRQVQLEKLTVTEEMLFGELRKYANVSFSDPVGKGNCYRFIQYVNNRKEKTYFVYDDDLTDGKSLDRRLLFFNDNDDEDRNIKSGDMLKVVMQCIDYPMYKYWYSLDASSTGSNQQATPANPVSNLQGDALGYFSAHTVQSLEVQVR; encoded by the coding sequence ATGAAGCGTTTACTATATATATGTTTAATAGCTGTATCTGCCACTTCCTGTGAGCGGGTGATAGATATCAACCTGAACAGTGCAGATAAGAAGTATGTGATAGAAGGTAATGTTACGGAGGGCTATGGTACTACTACTGTGCTTATTTCGCAAACCAAGGATTTTGATGAGGATAATGATTTTTCGGGTATAGAAGGGGCTACTGTTACGATTAGTGATAATAACGGTACGCCGGTAACACTTTTACCCGATGGTCCGGGTGTATATACTACGAGGAATATTATGGGGCAGGTGGGGCATACTTATTCGCTGAAGGTAGTGATTGGGTCGCAGGAGATCACAGCCAGGTCTACAATGCCCAGGCAGGTACAGCTTGAGAAGCTGACTGTTACGGAAGAGATGCTGTTTGGTGAGTTGAGAAAATATGCCAATGTTTCTTTTAGCGATCCTGTTGGAAAGGGTAATTGCTACAGGTTTATACAATATGTGAATAACCGTAAAGAGAAGACATATTTTGTATATGATGATGATTTGACTGATGGTAAATCGCTTGACCGTCGTTTGTTATTCTTTAATGATAATGATGATGAGGATCGTAACATAAAATCGGGCGATATGCTGAAGGTTGTTATGCAGTGTATCGATTATCCCATGTATAAATACTGGTATAGTCTTGATGCCAGCTCTACCGGTTCGAACCAGCAGGCTACACCTGCGAACCCGGTTTCGAATTTACAGGGGGATGCTTTGGGATACTTTAGTGCGCATACGGTTCAGAGCCTTGAGGTGCAGGTAAGATAG
- a CDS encoding TonB-dependent receptor, with protein MRTVMARILCLLTGVLFLFNVSYAQSRYTVSGVVKSKKNGESLIGASVRVVNGKDGVVTNDYGFFSMTLPAGSYDLEISAVGLQPYHTQVDLKRNITLDIQLQEIAQTLEEVKVTASPRTGRSLTSTQMGVERLTMDETKNIPVLMGERDVLKTIQLLPGIKSAGEGSSGFFVRGGAADQNLILLDEAPVYNASHMLGFFSTFNSDAIKDINVYKGGMPAQYGGRLSSVLDIKMNEGNNQDYDVAGSVGLISAKANVEGPIQKDKSSFLVSGRRTYLDLFLKASSDSSINQNTLYFYDLNAKMNYTLGKKDRLYLSGYFGRDKLGVGETFKLNWGNATATARWNHIFNSRLFSNTSFIFSNYDYKISIRSGSNDFNVFSQIRDFNIKEELQWYASNRHTVRVGVNFIHHTMRPGEITANSSESGINDNLLQRRYSWENAAYISDVWKLSDKLNVSYGVRGTMFRVLGEGDFYNINANGNVTDTFHYAKGEVVKTYYNLEPRVAASLQLNSSTSLKTSYVRNVQNLHLISNSTSSSPTDKWVASTNIIKPEVSDQVSLGYYKNLVDNQYELTVEAYYKTMQNQVDYRDGADVFNNDAIESQLLFGKGRAYGIEWLLKKKAGRFSGWLSYTLSKTERKIDGINKGQWYNARQDRTHDIAIVGTYKLNEKWTFSANWVYYTGDAITFPSGKYRVDGQVVFYYTERNGYRMPAYHRLDLGATLQLKKTKRFSSELAFSLYNAYGRENAYTIEFREAEDNPNKTEAVRVALFKFVPSISYNFKF; from the coding sequence ATGAGAACAGTAATGGCCAGGATTCTATGTTTATTGACAGGGGTTCTTTTTCTTTTTAATGTTTCTTATGCCCAGAGCCGTTATACTGTTAGTGGAGTCGTTAAGTCTAAAAAGAACGGCGAATCGCTGATAGGAGCGTCTGTGCGGGTGGTTAACGGGAAGGATGGTGTTGTTACCAATGACTATGGTTTTTTCTCTATGACATTACCTGCCGGAAGCTATGACCTGGAGATCTCTGCGGTTGGTTTACAGCCTTACCATACGCAGGTTGATCTGAAGCGTAATATTACGCTTGACATACAACTGCAGGAGATAGCGCAGACGCTGGAGGAGGTAAAGGTTACGGCTTCTCCGCGTACAGGGCGCAGTTTAACGAGTACACAAATGGGGGTTGAAAGGCTTACCATGGATGAGACCAAGAACATACCGGTTTTAATGGGGGAGCGTGATGTGTTGAAGACCATCCAGTTGCTGCCGGGTATTAAGTCGGCGGGAGAGGGAAGCAGCGGCTTTTTTGTAAGAGGTGGCGCTGCGGATCAAAACCTGATATTGCTGGATGAAGCGCCGGTTTATAACGCTTCGCATATGCTGGGTTTCTTTTCGACCTTTAATTCTGATGCCATTAAGGACATCAATGTTTACAAGGGTGGTATGCCGGCCCAGTATGGTGGCAGGCTTTCTTCTGTACTGGACATCAAAATGAATGAGGGTAATAACCAGGATTATGATGTAGCCGGCAGTGTTGGTCTTATTTCTGCCAAGGCGAATGTTGAAGGGCCTATTCAAAAGGATAAATCTTCGTTCCTGGTATCGGGCAGGCGAACTTATCTTGACCTGTTCCTGAAGGCTTCGAGTGATTCTTCCATCAACCAGAACACGCTTTATTTCTATGACCTGAATGCCAAGATGAACTATACGCTGGGTAAGAAAGACAGGTTGTATTTGTCGGGTTATTTTGGCCGTGATAAACTGGGTGTTGGTGAGACGTTTAAACTAAACTGGGGTAATGCTACCGCCACTGCGCGCTGGAACCATATTTTCAACAGCAGGCTGTTCTCGAACACATCTTTCATCTTCAGCAATTATGATTATAAGATATCTATACGCAGCGGCAGCAATGACTTTAATGTGTTTTCGCAGATCAGGGATTTCAATATCAAAGAAGAGCTGCAGTGGTATGCCAGCAACAGGCACACTGTGCGTGTAGGTGTGAACTTCATACATCATACGATGCGCCCCGGAGAGATCACTGCCAACAGCTCTGAGTCGGGTATTAACGATAACCTGTTACAGCGTCGTTATTCGTGGGAGAATGCGGCTTATATCAGTGATGTATGGAAGTTGTCGGACAAGCTGAATGTTTCGTATGGTGTAAGGGGTACGATGTTCCGTGTGCTGGGTGAAGGTGATTTCTACAACATCAATGCGAATGGCAATGTTACGGATACTTTCCATTATGCGAAGGGTGAGGTAGTGAAGACCTACTATAACCTGGAGCCTCGTGTGGCTGCAAGTTTGCAGCTGAACAGTTCTACTTCTTTAAAGACTTCGTATGTGCGCAATGTGCAGAACCTGCACCTGATCTCCAATTCTACTTCTTCTTCACCTACTGATAAGTGGGTGGCCAGTACGAATATCATCAAGCCGGAAGTTTCGGACCAGGTATCGCTGGGATATTATAAGAACCTTGTCGATAACCAGTACGAATTAACCGTGGAGGCTTATTATAAAACGATGCAGAACCAGGTTGATTATCGTGATGGGGCTGATGTATTCAACAATGATGCTATTGAATCGCAGCTGTTGTTTGGTAAGGGCCGTGCTTATGGTATCGAGTGGTTGCTGAAGAAGAAGGCAGGCCGTTTCTCCGGCTGGCTGAGCTATACTTTGTCGAAGACAGAACGTAAGATAGACGGCATCAATAAAGGCCAGTGGTATAATGCGCGCCAGGACAGAACGCATGATATTGCTATTGTGGGCACTTATAAGCTGAATGAGAAATGGACGTTCTCTGCGAACTGGGTATACTATACCGGCGATGCTATTACGTTCCCGAGCGGTAAGTACAGGGTTGACGGACAGGTGGTGTTTTACTATACCGAGCGTAATGGGTATCGTATGCCCGCTTATCACCGGTTAGACCTGGGGGCTACGCTTCAGCTGAAGAAGACAAAACGTTTTTCTTCGGAGCTGGCTTTCAGTTTGTATAACGCGTATGGCCGTGAGAACGCCTATACCATCGAGTTCAGGGAGGCAGAGGATAATCCGAATAAGACGGAGGCGGTGCGTGTTGCGTTGTTCAAGTTTGTGCCTTCCATTTCCTATAATTTTAAATTCTAG
- a CDS encoding DUF6088 family protein — MTTTKKITSVIGNLREGQVFTYDQLGLKPDEYRAAVKALVRMANKGVIKRAGVGKYYLPAKTVFGELKPAEEELIKPYLFNKGKRIAYITGAALYNRLGLSTQIPKTIKVASRDRRIITKVGSVQVKPVKSYVDVTSENFHVLEILDAIKDFKDISDLNRKDALARLKHIIEGLTQKERKQLLNYALKYPPRARALTGALLMHSGWEETDLQKLCDSLNPLSEYNFGITVEELPEIIKWNIK; from the coding sequence ATGACTACTACTAAAAAGATTACATCGGTAATTGGGAATTTACGCGAAGGACAGGTCTTTACATATGATCAGTTAGGACTTAAACCAGACGAATACAGAGCGGCCGTGAAAGCGCTGGTACGAATGGCCAATAAAGGCGTGATCAAGAGGGCTGGTGTAGGTAAATATTATTTGCCCGCTAAAACGGTATTTGGCGAGTTGAAGCCTGCGGAAGAAGAACTTATTAAGCCCTACTTGTTCAACAAAGGAAAAAGAATCGCTTATATAACAGGCGCTGCTCTATATAATAGGCTGGGTTTATCAACACAGATACCCAAAACAATAAAAGTGGCAAGCCGTGACAGAAGAATTATCACCAAAGTGGGAAGTGTACAAGTAAAACCTGTTAAAAGCTATGTGGATGTGACTTCCGAAAATTTTCATGTGCTGGAAATACTGGATGCTATCAAAGATTTCAAGGATATATCGGATCTTAATCGTAAAGACGCTCTTGCCCGGCTTAAGCACATTATTGAGGGTTTAACACAAAAGGAACGAAAACAACTTCTTAACTATGCACTGAAGTACCCTCCTAGAGCTCGCGCACTTACAGGTGCGCTGCTTATGCATTCAGGTTGGGAAGAAACTGATCTGCAGAAACTGTGTGATAGCCTAAACCCTCTGAGTGAGTATAACTTTGGAATTACTGTGGAGGAATTGCCTGAGATCATCAAATGGAATATAAAGTAA
- a CDS encoding nucleotidyl transferase AbiEii/AbiGii toxin family protein produces MTLHHDKTLFTQAIIATAQRMEIPEIYVEKDYWVTLALQIIFTSEAGQFAIFKGGTALSKCYKLIQRFSEDIDLAAIRNTTDSKTKLTAKLKQISETIEKILPEVEVNGITNKKGMIRKTAHDYPKLGLTGVYVQGSPHIVIESSWLGTFEPNEPHTICSYITETMDKVGQQELITRFNMQPFTVQVLSIKRTFCEKIMSLVRFSYEANPHTELGRKIRHIYDLHKLLQVAEIAIFFDSNEFAEMLNTVGGDDIQSYRNNNGWLQKHPAEAIIFRDPDETWAAIRQEYTGRFKDFVYGELPNETLVLNSLKTISRRLSTVTWLHLIRPNTDEDRLRKPSE; encoded by the coding sequence ATGACATTACATCATGATAAGACGCTATTCACGCAGGCTATCATTGCAACAGCTCAGCGAATGGAAATTCCTGAGATTTACGTCGAAAAGGATTATTGGGTAACACTTGCTTTACAAATCATATTCACATCTGAGGCAGGCCAATTTGCTATTTTTAAAGGCGGCACAGCCTTATCTAAATGTTACAAACTTATACAACGTTTTTCAGAAGATATAGACCTCGCCGCTATAAGAAATACCACCGACAGCAAGACAAAGCTTACAGCAAAACTGAAGCAGATATCTGAAACCATTGAGAAAATCCTGCCGGAAGTTGAGGTAAATGGAATTACTAATAAAAAAGGAATGATCCGAAAAACGGCGCATGACTATCCTAAGTTGGGGTTGACAGGTGTTTATGTCCAGGGAAGCCCACACATTGTGATTGAATCGAGCTGGTTGGGCACCTTTGAGCCTAATGAACCGCATACTATATGCTCTTATATAACTGAAACAATGGATAAAGTGGGGCAGCAGGAGCTTATCACCCGGTTTAACATGCAGCCCTTTACCGTACAGGTACTAAGTATTAAAAGAACCTTCTGCGAGAAAATCATGAGCCTAGTGAGATTTTCCTATGAAGCGAATCCGCATACAGAACTAGGGAGAAAAATCAGGCACATCTATGACCTACACAAACTGCTTCAGGTTGCTGAAATAGCTATATTTTTTGATAGCAATGAATTTGCAGAAATGCTTAATACTGTAGGAGGCGACGATATCCAAAGCTATCGAAACAATAATGGATGGCTTCAGAAGCATCCGGCCGAAGCTATTATTTTTCGTGATCCGGATGAAACCTGGGCAGCGATAAGGCAAGAGTATACCGGCAGATTTAAAGATTTCGTGTACGGCGAATTACCGAACGAAACCTTAGTGCTGAATAGTTTAAAAACCATATCACGTAGACTTTCGACGGTTACCTGGTTGCACCTTATCCGACCAAATACCGATGAGGATAGGCTGAGAAAGCCTTCTGAATAA
- a CDS encoding Rossmann-fold NAD(P)-binding domain-containing protein — protein sequence MLGIIGCGWMGLRVARALKEDYVVRATVTTAAKVDALSREGIEGTVVQFPENCMEAYDPAWEYAPLADCLLITVPFSSRTPEALLLNRFGNLLHFTGPFHKQVFLTSSIGIYPRIAAEIEEEGLNDALLDPSILSVERLVKRYYPQVNILRLGGLMGDDRILSKYKITGLAEPVNHVHYKDVCRVIKCMMHEGVTGATYNVVAPLHPSKEEVVGSQRGLPGPFEAVSAGRVISSEKLVRELNFVFSYPDPRFFHL from the coding sequence ATGCTGGGAATAATTGGTTGCGGATGGATGGGGCTTCGCGTTGCGAGAGCGCTGAAGGAGGATTATGTGGTTCGTGCTACGGTAACAACGGCGGCTAAGGTGGATGCCTTATCTCGTGAGGGAATAGAGGGCACTGTTGTTCAGTTTCCTGAAAATTGTATGGAGGCCTATGATCCGGCCTGGGAATATGCTCCTCTTGCTGATTGTCTTTTGATCACTGTACCATTTTCCTCCCGGACTCCGGAAGCTTTGCTTTTAAACAGGTTTGGTAATTTATTGCATTTTACCGGGCCGTTTCATAAGCAGGTATTCCTTACCAGTTCCATTGGTATTTATCCGCGTATAGCTGCTGAAATCGAAGAAGAGGGCCTTAATGATGCATTGCTGGATCCTTCCATCCTGTCGGTGGAGCGGCTTGTGAAGCGTTATTATCCACAGGTAAATATATTAAGACTGGGGGGCTTGATGGGGGATGACAGAATATTGAGCAAGTATAAAATAACTGGTTTGGCGGAGCCTGTAAATCATGTTCATTATAAAGATGTGTGCCGGGTTATCAAGTGCATGATGCATGAGGGTGTTACCGGCGCTACCTATAATGTGGTTGCTCCGCTGCATCCTTCCAAGGAGGAAGTAGTGGGAAGTCAAAGAGGATTGCCGGGGCCGTTTGAAGCGGTTTCGGCGGGGCGGGTTATATCATCGGAAAAGCTTGTGCGTGAACTGAACTTTGTATTCAGCTATCCTGATCCGCGTTTTTTTCATTTGTAG
- a CDS encoding ceramidase, giving the protein MNLSLVSNRNTKIFLLIFLTVIAIVGIAFVPRIPQQQSFHHFADQRNLYAIPGCLNVVSNAGFMLVGLAGIISALANHVNARLRLMYLVLFTGILLTACGSGYYHWAPDNNRLVYDRLPMVIVFMAFLAIVIAEWINLTAGYRLLPLLLTAGILSVIWWQHTENAGNGDLRFYMLVQFYPMILIPLILLLFYKQSRNVGLLQMGYIIAWYIVAKILERYDDLLFHKIKLISGHSLKHIAAAVATWYMVTFFRIRHIKSPGN; this is encoded by the coding sequence ATGAACTTGTCACTGGTAAGCAACAGGAACACGAAGATCTTTTTATTAATATTCCTGACAGTCATTGCCATAGTAGGAATAGCATTTGTCCCTCGTATTCCGCAACAGCAGTCTTTTCATCATTTTGCAGATCAAAGAAATCTGTACGCCATCCCCGGATGCCTGAATGTTGTCAGTAATGCAGGTTTTATGCTTGTTGGCCTTGCGGGCATTATTTCAGCCCTGGCAAACCACGTAAACGCCAGGCTGAGATTAATGTACCTGGTACTGTTCACAGGCATCCTCCTCACCGCCTGCGGCAGCGGCTACTACCATTGGGCCCCCGACAATAACCGGCTGGTATACGACCGGCTGCCAATGGTGATTGTATTTATGGCCTTCCTCGCTATCGTTATAGCCGAATGGATAAACCTCACAGCAGGTTACAGATTACTGCCACTTCTGCTTACAGCAGGCATCCTAAGCGTCATCTGGTGGCAGCATACCGAAAATGCCGGCAACGGCGATCTTCGCTTTTATATGCTCGTACAATTCTACCCGATGATTCTTATACCGCTCATTCTCCTGCTGTTTTATAAGCAATCACGCAACGTTGGCCTCCTCCAAATGGGATATATCATAGCCTGGTATATCGTCGCAAAAATATTGGAACGGTATGATGACCTTCTCTTCCATAAGATCAAACTGATAAGCGGCCATTCACTCAAACATATAGCAGCCGCTGTGGCAACATGGTATATGGTCACTTTTTTCAGAATCCGGCACATCAAAAGTCCCGGCAATTGA
- a CDS encoding protein kinase domain-containing protein: MQAMLYKGVRGSYTAGRVLGKGGEGIVYAITESDDQVLKIYNEAVPEQKVHKLAFMASINDLQLQSYAAWPIDIVSDSGGSVCGFVMRKLTGYVPMHMLFSPLDRKKLFPDKGYNFLVHVARNLAMAFTQLHAKGIVIGDVNEGNLLVNERGMVGMIDCDSFQMKEGERLYYCEVGVPRYTAPELYDTGSFATTVRTESSDSFAMAILIFQLLMLGRHPFAGKNLSSEDISEEKAIRSYMFAYSLKRDVGNYLAPPPDTLPVTMLGEVLVSYFHQSFESRDRVAVKQWAAALEQLLVSMKRCARSKVHSYPSVLSECPWCEIKDKRNILYFLDEQVLQADWSKDIDHFVNGIKVEKLSFPPLHPPPAITVEANPIDERYRHYNTYQHVTTALLVLVTAIVAISYSMSFVLALFLVRLIYLVLPWKKTLKEEGDRYLDRVGTAKSALESALREYYSPVYASSYSNACTRLKDLIEKYKRLSAVMLYEKQQVEERLYNLQLDVFLRQFLLEDHTIPGIAAKRKEALYRANIYSAADIKILQTQSIQGIGAKYTQELLLWCRQVSADFVYKPDASLLKQEQDKVQAEFDNNKKSLGVEIKGSYSQVLQFKANINARQKQLVAEIDTLYTAVAQAEADLDAFNELVG, from the coding sequence ATGCAAGCCATGCTATATAAGGGTGTACGGGGTTCTTATACTGCGGGCCGTGTCCTGGGGAAGGGAGGCGAAGGGATCGTGTATGCCATAACAGAAAGTGATGACCAGGTATTGAAGATCTATAACGAAGCGGTTCCTGAACAGAAGGTGCATAAGCTTGCGTTTATGGCATCAATCAATGATCTGCAGTTACAATCGTATGCTGCGTGGCCTATAGATATTGTTTCGGATAGTGGTGGGAGCGTTTGTGGTTTTGTGATGCGTAAGCTTACCGGATATGTACCTATGCATATGCTGTTCAGTCCGCTTGACAGGAAGAAACTATTTCCCGACAAGGGTTATAATTTTCTGGTTCATGTGGCGCGGAACCTAGCGATGGCATTTACACAGTTACATGCGAAGGGGATAGTTATCGGTGATGTAAACGAGGGCAACCTGCTGGTGAATGAGCGTGGTATGGTTGGTATGATCGACTGTGATTCGTTCCAGATGAAAGAGGGGGAGCGGTTATATTACTGTGAAGTTGGTGTGCCGCGTTATACAGCGCCGGAATTGTATGATACGGGTTCTTTTGCAACGACTGTACGAACCGAAAGTTCTGATAGTTTTGCCATGGCTATCCTTATTTTCCAGCTTTTAATGCTTGGGCGGCATCCTTTTGCGGGTAAGAATCTTTCCAGTGAAGATATATCGGAGGAAAAGGCTATCCGGAGTTATATGTTCGCTTATTCTCTTAAAAGGGACGTTGGTAATTACCTGGCTCCTCCGCCGGATACATTGCCTGTGACGATGCTTGGGGAGGTGTTGGTTTCATATTTTCACCAGTCGTTTGAAAGCAGGGACAGGGTTGCTGTAAAGCAGTGGGCAGCGGCATTGGAGCAGCTGCTTGTTTCTATGAAGCGCTGTGCGAGGAGTAAAGTTCATTCTTATCCATCGGTTCTTAGTGAATGTCCGTGGTGTGAGATAAAAGATAAGAGGAATATCCTTTATTTCCTGGATGAGCAGGTATTGCAGGCTGACTGGTCGAAGGATATTGACCATTTTGTGAATGGCATTAAGGTAGAGAAGCTTAGTTTTCCCCCGCTTCATCCACCGCCAGCGATAACTGTGGAGGCCAATCCCATAGATGAGCGTTACCGGCATTACAATACTTACCAGCATGTGACAACCGCGTTACTGGTGTTGGTTACTGCGATAGTTGCTATCAGCTACAGTATGAGTTTTGTGTTGGCGTTGTTTCTTGTGAGGCTGATATACCTGGTGCTACCGTGGAAGAAAACTTTGAAAGAAGAAGGTGATCGTTATTTAGACCGGGTTGGTACTGCAAAATCGGCATTGGAGTCGGCTCTCAGGGAGTATTATAGTCCGGTATATGCTTCTTCTTACAGTAATGCCTGTACCAGGTTAAAGGATCTTATAGAGAAATATAAAAGACTTTCGGCAGTCATGCTGTATGAGAAGCAGCAGGTGGAAGAAAGGCTTTACAATTTACAACTGGATGTTTTTCTGCGTCAATTTCTGCTGGAGGATCATACTATTCCGGGGATTGCTGCGAAGCGGAAAGAAGCGCTTTACCGGGCCAATATTTATAGTGCAGCGGATATAAAAATATTACAGACACAATCGATCCAGGGGATTGGCGCCAAGTATACCCAGGAGCTGTTGTTGTGGTGCAGGCAGGTTTCCGCAGATTTTGTGTATAAGCCTGATGCATCGTTGCTAAAACAGGAGCAGGATAAGGTGCAGGCAGAATTTGATAATAATAAGAAGTCGTTAGGTGTAGAAATAAAGGGTAGCTATAGCCAGGTGTTACAATTCAAAGCCAATATCAATGCAAGACAAAAGCAACTGGTGGCGGAGATAGATACGTTATATACAGCTGTTGCGCAGGCGGAGGCTGATCTGGATGCGTTTAATGAGCTGGTTGGGTAG